In a single window of the Photobacterium profundum SS9 genome:
- the pntB gene encoding Re/Si-specific NAD(P)(+) transhydrogenase subunit beta has product MSAGIVQAAYLVAAVLFIMSLAGLSKQETARAGNYYGIAGMGIALIATIFGPDAQGIGWILLAMVIGGSIGIRLAKKVEMTEMPELVAILHSFVGLAAVLVGFNTFIDHGELTGALLNIHLVEVFLGVFIGAVTFTGSIVAFGKLRGIIDSKSLMLPHRHKLNLAAIVISFLLMLHFVNVEGSTFALVVVTLIAFAFGYHLVASIGGADMPVVVSMLNSYSGWAAAAAGFMLSNDLLIVTGALVGSSGAILSYIMCKAMNRSFISVIAGGFGTNVVASSSDEEQGEHHETSAEEVAEMLSDATSVVITPGYGMAVAQAQYPVHEITTKLRAKGIDVRFGIHPVAGRLPGHMNVLLAEARVPYDIVLEMDEINDDLSKTDVVLVIGANDTVNPSAMDDPNSPIAGMPVLEVWNAKHVIVFKRSMNPGYAGVQNPLFFKENTQMLFGDAKESVDNISKFL; this is encoded by the coding sequence ATGTCTGCAGGAATCGTACAAGCGGCATATCTTGTTGCTGCGGTACTATTTATCATGTCTCTTGCTGGTCTTTCTAAGCAAGAAACAGCGCGAGCAGGTAACTATTACGGCATCGCGGGTATGGGTATTGCGCTTATAGCGACAATCTTTGGTCCTGACGCTCAAGGTATAGGCTGGATCCTTCTTGCGATGGTTATCGGTGGTTCTATTGGTATCCGTCTTGCGAAGAAAGTTGAAATGACAGAAATGCCAGAGCTGGTTGCTATTCTTCATAGCTTCGTAGGTCTAGCGGCAGTTCTTGTTGGTTTCAATACGTTTATTGACCACGGTGAACTAACGGGTGCACTACTGAATATCCACCTTGTGGAAGTATTCTTAGGTGTGTTCATTGGTGCCGTAACCTTCACAGGTTCAATTGTTGCTTTCGGTAAATTGCGTGGAATTATTGACTCTAAGTCATTAATGCTTCCTCATCGCCATAAACTAAACTTAGCTGCAATTGTTATTTCATTCCTTCTAATGCTTCATTTCGTTAACGTTGAAGGTTCTACGTTTGCGCTTGTTGTTGTTACTTTGATTGCATTTGCGTTCGGTTATCACCTAGTTGCTTCAATCGGTGGTGCAGATATGCCCGTTGTTGTTTCAATGCTTAACTCTTACTCGGGTTGGGCAGCGGCAGCAGCAGGCTTCATGCTATCGAACGATCTTCTTATCGTAACGGGTGCATTAGTTGGTTCTTCTGGTGCTATTCTTTCTTACATTATGTGTAAGGCGATGAACCGTTCTTTCATTAGTGTAATTGCAGGCGGCTTCGGTACTAACGTTGTTGCTTCTAGTTCTGATGAAGAACAAGGCGAACACCACGAAACATCAGCAGAAGAAGTGGCTGAAATGTTGAGTGATGCAACGTCTGTTGTGATCACTCCTGGGTACGGTATGGCTGTTGCTCAAGCACAATACCCCGTTCACGAAATCACAACTAAGTTGCGTGCCAAAGGTATTGATGTCCGTTTTGGTATTCACCCAGTTGCGGGCCGTCTACCTGGTCACATGAACGTACTGCTTGCAGAAGCTAGAGTACCTTACGATATCGTACTAGAAATGGACGAAATCAATGATGACTTGTCTAAAACAGATGTAGTACTTGTTATTGGCGCGAATGATACGGTTAACCCTTCTGCAATGGACGATCCAAATAGTCCTATCGCAGGTATGCCTGTATTAGAAGTGTGGAATGCGAAGCATGTTATTGTGTTTAAGCGTTCAATGAATCCAGGTTACGCGGGTGTTCAAAACCCATTGTTCTTTAAAGAGAACACACAGATGCTATTTGGCGATGCAAAAGAAAGTGTAGATAATATTTCTAAATTTCTTTAA
- a CDS encoding response regulator transcription factor, whose product MNQTLLLVEDDRNLADGLLESLKQAGYTCLYADCANKVADLWPDADLVVLDRQLPEGDSLGFLSGWLSIKHVPVILLTAMVSVTDKVIGLDSGAKDYLTKPFAEEELLARIRLHLRNGKDDHLAANIITVGQISINMESREVNHDGDIVMLTRTEFELLVFLAKNAGRVFTRDELLDQVWGYNHYPTTRTVDTHILQLRQKLMGIEIETLRGVGYRMKS is encoded by the coding sequence GTGAATCAAACTCTGCTCTTGGTTGAAGATGACCGCAACCTTGCTGATGGTTTACTCGAAAGCTTAAAGCAAGCTGGCTACACATGTTTATATGCTGATTGTGCTAATAAAGTTGCTGATTTATGGCCTGATGCAGATCTTGTTGTATTAGACCGACAATTACCAGAAGGTGATTCACTAGGCTTTTTAAGCGGCTGGCTATCGATTAAACATGTACCTGTTATCCTATTAACTGCCATGGTGTCAGTTACAGATAAAGTAATAGGCTTAGATTCAGGTGCGAAGGATTACTTAACAAAACCTTTTGCTGAAGAAGAGCTTCTTGCTCGTATTCGCTTACACCTTAGAAATGGTAAAGATGATCATTTGGCTGCAAACATCATAACGGTTGGTCAAATATCAATTAATATGGAAAGCCGAGAGGTTAACCATGATGGTGACATTGTCATGTTAACACGTACCGAGTTTGAATTACTGGTTTTTCTAGCCAAAAATGCAGGGCGTGTCTTTACCCGTGATGAATTATTAGATCAAGTCTGGGGCTACAATCATTATCCGACGACACGTACTGTAGATACGCATATTTTGCAGCTACGTCAGAAATTGATGGGTATAGAGATTGAAACGCTTCGTGGTGTTGGTTACCGGATGAAATCGTAG
- the ribB gene encoding 3,4-dihydroxy-2-butanone-4-phosphate synthase: MNQSLLTPYGTAFERVEAGLTAIREGRGVLVVDDEDRENEGDIIFAAETLTSEQMALMIRECSGIVCLCLTDERVKQLELPMMVENNTSANETGFTVTIEAAKGVTTGVSAADRVTTIKTAIADGAVPADLNHPGHVFPLKANADGVLGRRGHTEATIDLMRLSGLKPYGVLCELTNIDGTMARLPEVIVFGKKFNMPVLTIEDLAAYRLAKESNTVTNTTEEVAVIA, translated from the coding sequence ATGAATCAGTCTCTACTTACCCCTTACGGTACGGCTTTTGAACGCGTTGAAGCTGGTCTTACAGCTATTCGTGAAGGTCGTGGTGTGCTTGTTGTTGACGACGAAGATCGTGAAAACGAAGGCGATATCATTTTTGCTGCAGAAACATTAACGTCAGAGCAAATGGCGCTTATGATTCGTGAATGTTCAGGTATTGTTTGCCTTTGTTTAACTGACGAACGTGTTAAGCAATTGGAACTACCTATGATGGTAGAGAACAATACTAGCGCAAATGAAACAGGCTTTACTGTTACGATTGAAGCGGCAAAAGGCGTGACAACTGGCGTTTCTGCTGCTGACCGTGTTACTACGATCAAAACAGCGATTGCCGACGGTGCAGTACCAGCAGATCTTAATCACCCTGGTCATGTATTCCCTCTTAAAGCTAACGCTGATGGTGTACTTGGTCGTCGTGGACATACTGAAGCTACTATCGATCTAATGCGTTTATCTGGTCTAAAGCCATACGGTGTGCTTTGTGAATTAACGAATATCGACGGTACTATGGCGCGCTTGCCTGAAGTTATCGTGTTTGGTAAGAAGTTTAATATGCCAGTATTAACCATTGAAGATCTTGCTGCATACCGATTAGCTAAAGAAAGTAATACAGTAACGAATACTACAGAAGAAGTGGCAGTAATCGCTTAA
- the vxrA gene encoding sensor histidine kinase VxrA, with amino-acid sequence MKKYVLLVSLIFSGFSFADVQTLPDRLNAVRSDLLTSDPLATYDFRQLQSQYPTPLILLSNLLPQSAKYPLSSMKRLYKNAQTCKGPWPVSPLVTQPVVFVRALCNNTALPRGWFSRSGYIHPGGGSYAYRYIEKHPEDSTVLADYLHIQERQLAPTNSVLGRLQRMNNEEIIVFNSGADSFISNGELWVRSGNEYHIYDQPTWSVVLNRYDIHFKRLSNTDFCLAKSGNICWQEDDKSYLTFYLLIGLLVANVSLLIGWILYRWRIRRRAMQERMLVLQILTHELRTPIASLAMTVEGFRRNFDALPESLYDEFRRLTEDSRRLRQLAEASKDYLQANQQQLSVQQVDSFNEWLEYISEPYDVKLLLSEDKSVKLNIYWLGTCIDNLLSNAQKYGDAPITLTSSFKNGKLIVRVQDNGLLGPKDWARLRKPFVSEKGLGLGLTIVESMIRRMGGSLKIEGPPTTFILEIPCESNSALG; translated from the coding sequence ATGAAAAAGTATGTATTGTTAGTCTCACTCATATTCTCAGGTTTTAGTTTTGCAGATGTGCAAACTTTACCTGATCGTTTGAATGCCGTGCGTTCAGATTTACTTACAAGTGATCCTCTAGCAACGTACGATTTTAGACAGCTGCAAAGCCAGTACCCGACACCATTAATTTTATTGTCGAATTTACTACCGCAGTCTGCGAAGTACCCTTTATCTTCAATGAAGCGTCTGTATAAGAACGCACAGACGTGTAAAGGACCATGGCCGGTAAGCCCTTTGGTTACTCAGCCCGTTGTCTTTGTACGAGCACTTTGTAATAACACCGCTTTACCTAGAGGGTGGTTCTCGCGTTCAGGGTATATTCACCCAGGTGGTGGTAGTTACGCTTACCGTTATATAGAGAAGCACCCTGAAGATAGTACTGTTTTAGCCGATTACTTACACATACAAGAGCGTCAATTGGCACCAACAAACTCGGTGTTAGGGCGTTTACAGCGAATGAATAATGAAGAGATCATAGTATTCAATTCGGGTGCTGATTCTTTTATCTCCAATGGCGAGTTATGGGTTCGTAGTGGGAATGAATACCATATTTATGATCAACCGACTTGGTCGGTAGTGTTAAACCGTTATGATATACATTTTAAGCGGTTAAGTAATACTGACTTTTGCTTAGCCAAGAGTGGTAACATTTGTTGGCAAGAGGATGATAAGTCCTATTTGACCTTTTATTTGTTAATTGGTCTGTTGGTTGCTAACGTAAGCCTATTGATAGGGTGGATTTTGTATCGCTGGCGTATCCGTCGAAGAGCGATGCAAGAAAGAATGTTGGTGTTACAGATTTTGACGCACGAACTTCGCACTCCTATAGCAAGTTTAGCGATGACAGTTGAAGGCTTTCGTCGAAATTTTGATGCATTACCTGAATCTCTTTATGATGAATTTAGGCGATTAACGGAAGATTCTAGACGTTTACGTCAGCTTGCCGAGGCAAGCAAAGATTATCTTCAAGCTAATCAGCAACAGTTAAGTGTTCAACAGGTAGATTCATTTAATGAATGGCTTGAATATATAAGTGAACCTTATGATGTAAAACTGCTCTTATCAGAAGATAAGAGCGTAAAATTGAATATTTATTGGCTGGGTACATGTATTGACAACTTATTGTCGAATGCCCAGAAATATGGCGATGCGCCAATTACATTAACGTCATCATTCAAAAATGGAAAGTTGATTGTAAGAGTTCAAGATAATGGGCTATTGGGCCCTAAAGATTGGGCTAGATTAAGAAAGCCTTTTGTCAGTGAAAAAGGGCTTGGGCTTGGGCTTACAATCGTTGAATCGATGATTCGTAGAATGGGTGGAAGCCTCAAAATTGAAGGTCCACCTACAACGTTTATTTTGGAGATACCGTGTGAATCAAACTCTGCTCTTGGTTGA
- the pntA gene encoding Re/Si-specific NAD(P)(+) transhydrogenase subunit alpha, whose product MQIGVPKEIFANETRVAATPKTVEQLLNMGFSVAIEQNAGVLASFGDAAFEAAGATIVSTEDVWQSDLILKVNAPQVNDETGVDEFDLIKEGASIACFIWPAQNKELLDKLSTKNINVMAMDSVPRISRAQALDALSSMANIAGYRAVVEAAHEFGRFFTGQITAAGKVPPAKVLVAGAGVAGLAAIGAAGSLGAIVRSFDVRPEVKEQVESMGASFLEVDFKEDTSTGDGYAKEMSDDFNKAAERLYAEQAKDVDIIITTALIPGRPAPKLITKEMVDSMKSGSVIVDLAAANGGNCVYTEANKVITTPNGVKVIGYTDMVGRLPTQSSQLYGTNLVNLLKLLCKEKDGNINIDFEDEVLRGLTVIKEGEITWPAPAIKVSAAPQQPAAEIKPKVVVKKAPMSPVKKYGLMAAGIAAFGWIANYAPAEFLAHLTVFVLACVVGYYVVWNVSHALHTPLMSVTNAISGIIIVGAVLQVSQGSSLVTVLAFIAVLIASINIFGGFTVTKRMLEMFRKDK is encoded by the coding sequence ATGCAGATTGGTGTGCCTAAAGAGATATTCGCGAATGAAACGCGAGTTGCTGCTACGCCTAAAACGGTAGAGCAGTTGTTAAATATGGGGTTCAGCGTTGCTATCGAGCAAAATGCTGGCGTTCTTGCTAGTTTCGGCGATGCAGCTTTTGAAGCCGCGGGTGCGACTATCGTTTCAACTGAAGATGTATGGCAGTCAGATCTTATTCTGAAAGTTAACGCTCCTCAGGTTAACGATGAAACTGGTGTTGATGAATTTGATTTGATCAAAGAAGGTGCAAGTATTGCCTGCTTTATTTGGCCAGCTCAAAATAAAGAGTTGCTAGATAAGTTATCAACGAAAAACATCAATGTAATGGCTATGGACTCAGTGCCGCGCATTTCACGTGCTCAAGCGTTAGATGCACTAAGTTCAATGGCTAACATTGCGGGTTACCGTGCTGTTGTTGAAGCTGCTCATGAATTTGGTCGTTTCTTTACAGGGCAGATTACGGCTGCTGGTAAAGTGCCACCTGCAAAAGTGTTAGTTGCTGGCGCGGGTGTTGCTGGATTGGCTGCAATCGGTGCTGCTGGTAGTCTTGGTGCAATTGTTCGTTCTTTCGATGTACGTCCTGAAGTTAAGGAACAAGTTGAAAGTATGGGTGCAAGCTTCCTTGAAGTTGATTTCAAAGAAGATACAAGCACTGGTGATGGTTACGCTAAAGAAATGTCAGATGACTTCAACAAAGCAGCCGAGCGTTTATACGCAGAGCAAGCTAAAGATGTTGATATCATCATTACGACAGCGCTTATTCCAGGTCGTCCTGCACCGAAGTTGATCACCAAAGAAATGGTTGATTCAATGAAGTCGGGCAGTGTGATTGTCGATTTAGCGGCGGCTAACGGTGGTAACTGTGTTTATACTGAAGCCAATAAAGTTATTACTACGCCAAACGGTGTAAAAGTAATTGGTTATACCGATATGGTAGGTCGTCTTCCGACTCAGTCATCTCAACTTTACGGTACAAACCTTGTTAACCTTCTCAAACTTCTTTGTAAAGAAAAAGACGGTAACATCAACATCGATTTTGAAGATGAAGTGTTACGTGGTCTAACTGTTATTAAAGAAGGTGAAATCACTTGGCCTGCGCCAGCAATCAAAGTATCAGCAGCTCCTCAGCAACCCGCTGCGGAAATAAAACCCAAAGTTGTCGTTAAAAAAGCGCCAATGTCGCCGGTTAAAAAATACGGTTTGATGGCAGCTGGTATTGCTGCATTTGGTTGGATTGCAAATTACGCTCCTGCAGAATTCCTTGCTCACCTAACGGTATTCGTACTGGCATGTGTTGTAGGTTACTACGTAGTATGGAACGTATCTCATGCGCTTCACACTCCTCTTATGTCGGTGACTAATGCAATTTCAGGCATCATCATTGTAGGTGCTGTGTTGCAGGTAAGTCAGGGTAGCAGTTTGGTTACTGTCTTGGCATTCATTGCCGTTCTTATTGCAAGTATCAACATATTTGGTGGCTTTACAGTTACCAAGCGGATGCTTGAAATGTTCCGTAAAGATAAATAA
- a CDS encoding DUF2861 family protein: MIMKKLSITSSVLLLHSVLYTPSVMAKWFNGQDLYTTSHQRILEGNTSAGFDSIIQAWQQAPNTEQQANLNELLEFAITEDCGHSLEQKALPSWLSKLSIQREVIQNLNQVMLKLSIVGLTRTKISEITFTKWPEDNIIVSTPSIQEGGYFSVEARRMEKPLSSGIYKITVKADDEKDWISWVVLSEPVLKQSLGWRDSKNWRIEQEGLPNPACPSRILSINLYDLNDTTWTPLWTEEIDGKLPTTLPKIDVPSGRYWLSVGLIKSRWQGEISILDIQRITRPVDYPSF, encoded by the coding sequence ATGATTATGAAGAAGCTTTCGATAACGTCTTCCGTCTTGTTATTACATTCGGTGTTATACACGCCGAGTGTAATGGCAAAGTGGTTTAATGGGCAAGATTTGTATACAACCTCTCATCAAAGAATACTTGAAGGGAACACATCGGCAGGCTTTGATTCGATAATTCAAGCTTGGCAACAAGCACCCAATACAGAGCAACAAGCGAATCTTAATGAATTGCTTGAATTTGCGATCACTGAAGATTGCGGACACAGTCTTGAGCAAAAAGCGCTGCCTAGTTGGTTATCAAAACTGTCTATTCAGCGAGAAGTTATTCAAAACCTCAATCAGGTGATGTTGAAATTATCGATTGTTGGTTTAACGCGCACTAAAATTTCAGAAATAACCTTCACTAAATGGCCTGAAGATAACATTATCGTCAGTACACCTTCTATCCAAGAGGGAGGGTACTTTTCAGTAGAAGCTCGTCGTATGGAAAAGCCTTTAAGTTCAGGTATTTATAAGATCACAGTTAAAGCTGATGATGAGAAAGATTGGATTAGTTGGGTTGTTTTATCTGAGCCAGTATTAAAACAAAGCCTAGGATGGAGAGACAGTAAAAATTGGCGAATAGAACAGGAAGGCTTACCTAATCCTGCATGCCCGTCGCGTATCTTATCGATTAATTTATACGATTTAAATGATACGACGTGGACGCCACTTTGGACGGAAGAAATTGATGGTAAACTTCCCACAACATTACCTAAAATTGATGTACCAAGTGGACGCTATTGGCTAAGCGTGGGCTTGATTAAAAGCCGCTGGCAGGGTGAAATATCAATATTGGATATTCAACGTATAACACGGCCCGTTGATTATCCGAGTTTTTAA